The DNA region ATGTGTGTTGAAAATCTTTTCAACCCATCCCATTTTAGGAACATACTGTGAATGCAACTGAAACTGCCAAAAAGACTCAATAGCTAGCGCAAAAATTACGACCTCTACAGGAAAACCTATAGCCGGCATCCACATATAGAAGAAGGGCTTGTACAAAAGCGTAAACCAACCGTTCCTAATAGCGGTACCCAAATTAAAATGGTCCGAAGAATGATGCACAATATGCGCCGCCCAAAGCAACCTTACCTCATGGTTGGCCCTGTGAAACCAGTAATATGTAAAATCATCTGCCAATTGACATAAAACAAATACATACCAAGCGTAACCAAAAGATTCATACCCCATAATATTTGTTCGCACCCCATCTACAATAGGGTTAAAAAACTCATAGGTATATGTAAAAACCGTAATTAGAACCGTAATTTTAATAAGTGGACCCAATATTGCCGAACCTATACCCATTGCACCACTTGCCATAAAATCTTTCCACACATAGAGGTCTTTATCTCCATGGGTATGGCTATAAGTGATTTCCAGCAATATAAATGCTATAAAGCAGGGTACACCATAAACTAGGGGGTTCGTCAAGTCCATATTCAAACAATTTTTTTGCAAAGATAGCATTAATAAGACCTAATCCGCATTAAGGCCATTATTTAAGACTATTACAACATAATCAATACAAATACTAAATTTTACAGGAATCAATTTTTCTTATTTCGAAGCAATGCATTCTGTTCCTGCATGAGCTTTTCCAAACTAGCTAACAACTCAATATTTTTTGGTGTTTCAACTGTTTTGTTTTCAGGGTCTTCCGCCTTTGACTTAAAGCGATGAAACCCCTTTATAACCACAAATATGGTTAAGGCTATTATTAAAAAATCGATTAAAACTTCAAGCATTTCACCGTATCCAATAGCCACTTCCTGCACTTCACCTACGGCCTCCCGAAGAATGTATTTTTTATTGCTCAGCTTAACATCATCCGTCATTAATGACAATGGCGGCATTATAATTTTCTTGACCAGCGTATTGATCACATTATTAAAAGCCGTACCGATAATAATACCGATAGCCATATCGACCATATTGCCTTTAATGGCAAAATTCTTAAATTCCTGTACAAAGTTTTTCATAATAGATTCTGCACTTTATTCAAACAAAGATGTTTGAACGTCATCACCATCCTCATCTTTAGCAGATTTGTCTCCCTCGCCTGTTTTCTTGGTTTCGGTAGCACCGGAATCAACTCCTTTATCTACACTGTCCTCATCCACAACCTCTATATCTTCGGTCTTTTGCGGTTCGGGTTCTTCATAAGGTAATGGCTCCAACATATTTATCTCCAACACTTTATCCTTAGTCAATTGATTACCCATGGCACCAATTCCTTTAACGGAGATGAACTCCTCAAGATTCACCTCTAAATTCTCTTTGCGATCCTGCCCTCTTTTCTTGGCGAAAACAATTTCTATGATAGGCCTGTAATCCGTACTAATTATTTCAAGATGCGACTTAGGATGATCGGTAAGGACATTTTCTTCTTTATCAGGATGATCGATCAAGAATCGTTTTACATAGTACAATTCTTTTTCACCTTCCCAATACACCACGGAAAGTGGTTTCTTAGGATTCCATTTCTCAAGGACCACTACATCTTCATCAAAATGAAGTGTAAGCTCGGGAATGACCGTTTTCACCTGTCCGGTTTGGTTTGCGATAAGCAGACGGTCTTCACTGGTAAACTCACCCAGAAACTCACCTCTATCGTCAATATTTAAACGTTGTACCGTCTCATCAAACCACAATTTCCTAGGTTTCAATGTAGATAATCCTTTCTCCTTTAATTCAATACGTTTTACGGAGTATTTAGTAACAATATTCCCTTTGGAAGCTCGCCCTTTGATCATGATATTCGCAAAGTCGATATCCCACTTCAATTTTTTAATACTTCCCACATGACGAAGATTCACGGTCACAACTTCCGCTTCCCCATTTGGATTTCCTGAAAAATAATGAACAAAGGTTCCCGCTTTTCCACTACCACCCATCTCATAATGTTTGTCTCGGGTAATACTGGTTACATTGAATCGTTTTATATATGTTGCACCACCCTTACCATCTCTATAAATCATATTATAAACGGTACGTTTGTCTTTTTTCTTGAAAACGGCTACATAAATAATCCCTTTACCAACAAAGGTTTTTGAATCGACCTTAAACACCATCATTTTACCATCTTGGGTAAAAGCGATTATATCATCAATATCACTACAGTCTGTAACGTATT from Zobellia alginiliquefaciens includes:
- a CDS encoding sterol desaturase family protein; the protein is MDLTNPLVYGVPCFIAFILLEITYSHTHGDKDLYVWKDFMASGAMGIGSAILGPLIKITVLITVFTYTYEFFNPIVDGVRTNIMGYESFGYAWYVFVLCQLADDFTYYWFHRANHEVRLLWAAHIVHHSSDHFNLGTAIRNGWFTLLYKPFFYMWMPAIGFPVEVVIFALAIESFWQFQLHSQYVPKMGWVEKIFNTHTMHQVHHAQNVEYLDKNHGGFLNIFDKIFGTWKELDDDVEVKFGVIHAPQSYNPIVILTHEFKDIWADVKKAKKFSHKLMYIFGPPGWSPDGSTLTVKQQQRLFKEHKETSPEVVYSRPN
- the mscL gene encoding large conductance mechanosensitive channel protein MscL produces the protein MKNFVQEFKNFAIKGNMVDMAIGIIIGTAFNNVINTLVKKIIMPPLSLMTDDVKLSNKKYILREAVGEVQEVAIGYGEMLEVLIDFLIIALTIFVVIKGFHRFKSKAEDPENKTVETPKNIELLASLEKLMQEQNALLRNKKN